Proteins from a genomic interval of Trifolium pratense cultivar HEN17-A07 linkage group LG6, ARS_RC_1.1, whole genome shotgun sequence:
- the LOC123888374 gene encoding serine/threonine-protein kinase Nek6: MEIDNSEMKSKKMEEYEVIEQIGRGAFGSAFLVLHKSEKKRYVLKKIRLAKQTEKFKRTAHQEMNLIAKLNNPYIVDYKDAWVEKEDHVYIITGYCEGGDMAESIKKARGSFFPEEKVCKWLTQLLIAVDYLHSNRVIHRDLKCSNIFLTKDNSIRLGDFGLAKRLNGEDLASSVVGTPNYMCPELLADIPYGYKSDIWSLGCCMFEIAAHQSAFRAPDMAGLINKINRSSISPLPIVYSPTLKQIIKSMLRKNPEHRPTAAELLRHPHLQPYVIRCQNASSNVLPIYPLVNSKDKTKRSPKSSSREMGFVNRLERVHPIEGNGDVQTRNLRNNGEVTISTSTQYNLENKMDALTRYTVESSTSISDSKDGSTTSESTTCSVCKEDYKIRPPREMANNGITLKSIHDSLHEEEQRFAAATTEVEDTFSREGFGNAEAHREHAKLDDLRKSTTSSAGSSSTDKSNSINEESSSLIMHPLRVEHDSTESGDYSKKNENRDSFTEEGLHINGLSLESIDNHNTNTLGVQDDSIAKQRIICSTQKDDNVTPNGISLSVVTATDGDSDETIKDALDSPCQKRADALESLLELCAQLLKQDKLEELAGVLRPFGKEAVSSRETAIWLTKSLISAQKFNPEN; encoded by the exons ATGGAGATAGATAACAGTGAGATGAAGTCAAAGAAGATGGAAGAGTATGAAGTTATAGAACAAATTGGTAGAGGAGCATTTGGTTCTGCTTTTCTTGTTCTTCATAAGTCTGAGAAAAAGAG GTATGTGCTGAAAAAGATTCGTTTGGCTAAGCAGACAGAGAAGTTCAAAAGAACAGCACACCAAGAG ATGAATCTGATTGCAAAACTGAATAATCCATATATTGTGGATTACAAAGATGCTTGGGTGGAGAAG GAGGACCATGTATACATTATAACTGGCTATTGTGAAGGCGGTGACAT GGCTGAGAGCATTAAGAAAGCTCGAGGATCATTTTTTCCTGAGGAg AAGGTCTGCAAATGGCTAACTCAATTGTTGATAGCTGTAGATTACTTGCACTCTAACCGTGTAATCCACAGGGATCTTAAG TGTTCCAACATATTCCTCACCAAGGACAACAGTATTCGGCTCG GTGACTTTGGTCTTGCAAAGCGACTTAATGGAGAAGACCTTGCTTCCTCG GTCGTTGGAACTCCAAATTACATGTGTCCCGAGCTCCTCGCGGACATACCATATGGTTATAAATCTGATATATGGTCTCTCG GTTGCTGCATGTTTGAGATTGCTGCACATCAATCAGCATTTCGTGCTCCG GACATGGCTGGTCTTATCAATAAAATAAACAGATCCTCCATTTCTccccttccaattgtttattctCCCACACT GAAACAAATTATCAAGAGCATGCTGAGGAAAAATCCAGAACATAGGCCAACC GCTGCCGAATTGTTAAGACATCCACATTTACAACCTTATGTTATTCGCTGTCAGAACGCATCATCTAATGTTCTTCCAATATATCCCTTAGTTAACTCAAAGGATAAAACAAAAAGATCTCCCAAATCTAGTAGCAGAGAAATGGGATTTGTAAATCGTTTGGAACGGGTTCATCCTATTGAGGGAAATGGTGATGTACAGACAAGAAATCTTCGTAACAATGGTGAGGTAACAATCTCAACAAGCACTCAATACAACCTTGAGAACAAGATGGATGCTCTTACAAGATACACAGTCGAATCTTCTACTAGTATTAGCGACTCAAAAGATGGTTCAACAACATCTGAATCAACTACTTGTAGTGTGTGCAAGGAGGACTATAAAATTAGACCACCAAGGGAAATGGCTAACAATGGAATCACCTTGAAGAGCATACACGATTCTCTGCATGAAGAAGAACAAAGATTTGCTGCAGCGACCACCGAAGTTGAAGATACCTTCTCGAGGGAAGGTTTTGGTAATGCCGAAGCGCATAGGGAACATGCCAAACTTGATGACCTCAGGAAATCGACTACTTCCAGTGCAGGCAGTAGCAGCACTGACAAAAGCAATTCAATTAACGAGGAAAGTTCATCGCTAATAATGCATCCTCTCAGGGTTGAACATGACAGTACTGAGTCCGGAGACTACTCGAAGAAAAATGAAAACCGTGATTCCTTTACAGAAGAAGGCTTGCATATAAACGGCTTGTCGTTAGAGAGTATTGATAATCATAATACCAATACACTTGGAGTTCAGGATGATAGTATAGCAAAACAACGCATTATTTGCTCCACACAGAAAGATGATAATGTAACACCAAACGGAATTTCATTGAGTGTAGTTACTGCAACAGATGGTGACAGTGACGAAACAATCAAGGATGCATTGGATAGTCCATGCCAGAAAAGAGCCGATGCATTGGAATCTCTGCTTGAGTTATGTGCTCAATTACTCAAACAAGATAAACTTGAAGAGCTCGCTGGCGTGTTAAGACCATTTGGAAAAGAAGCTGTATCATCAAGAGAAACAGCAATATGGTTGACAAAAAGCCTCATATCTGCTCAAAAGTTTAACCCTGAAAACTAG
- the LOC123888377 gene encoding chaperone protein dnaJ 6-like, giving the protein MARNKKARVSDDEEIEDQPQKTLYQVLGLEKTASQQEIKKAYYKLALRLHPDKNPGDEEAKEKFQQLQKVISILGDEEKRAIYDETGCIDDDDLAGDVQNLHEFFRTMYKKVTEAEIEEFEANYRGSDSEKNDLIELYKKYKGNMNRLFCSMLCSDAKLDSHRFKDILDEAITSGELKATKAYQKWAKEVSEIKPPTSPLRRRAKSNKQPETDLYAVIAQRRNERKGQFDSMFSSLVSKYGGGDMPEPSEEEFEAAQKKLEKGRSSKKSKQSKGK; this is encoded by the exons GTTCTTGGTTTGGAGAAAACTGCTTCTCAACAGGAAATAAAGAAGGCTTATTACAAATTGGCATTGCGGCTTCATCCGGATAAGAACCCTGGCGATGAG GAGGCTAAAGAGAAATTCCAGCAACTTCAAAAAGTTATTTCCATTCTTGGAGACGAAGAGAAACGAGCCATCTATGATGAGACTGGTTGTATTGATGATGAT GATCTTGCAGGAGATGTTCAGAATCTTCATGAGTTTTTCAGAACAATGTACAAGAAG GTCACTGAAGCTGAAATTGAGGAATTTGAAGCAAACTACAGGGGATCTGACTCAGAGAAAAATGATTTGATTGAGCTGTACAAGAAGTACAAGGGGAATATGAACAG GCTTTTTTGTTCAATGCTTTGTTCAGATGCTAAACTTGACTCACACCGATTCAAAGATATTCTTGATGAGGCTATAACTTCTG GAGAACTAAAGGCAACAAAAGCCTACCAGAAATGGGCTAAGGAAGTATCAGAAATCAAACCACCCACAAGTCCTTTAAGGAGGAGAGCAAA GTCAAATAAGCAGCCTGAAACAGATCTATATGCAGTCATAGCACAACGCCGAAACGAGAGGAAAGGCCAGTTTGATTCAATGTTCTCTTCTCTAGTATCGAAGTATGGTGGAGGTGATATGCCAGAACCTTCTGAAGAGGAATTTGAAGCTGCACAGAAAAAGTTGGAGAAGGGAAGATCCTCAAAAAAGTCAAAGCAATCAAAAGGAAAGTAA